The genome window GTCACATGAGCAAAGTTTGTAAAGTTATCTTGTTTAGCAATTATTTGTTGGCCCGGATTCTCAATGAGTCATGAACTACACACATACTGATAATTTGATGTTTGTCTCCACATGGGGACCAAATAAACACAGAAGCCCTTAGAAACCAGATAGGACTTGTATagacattaattaattactcaAAAACTTTATAAACTAAACCTACACAGAAGCTTTTGATGACTGAGACGACTAGTTGGTTCTTCTGAGGAGCTTGAGCAGCATTCTTGCCTTTGTTTTGGTCCGGCCACTGCACTGGCTCTGCAGCAGCCATAGCAACTGAGTCAACACTCCACCCCTGATGGCTTCTTCTCGTGCCAATAAAGAGTCATTGCATAGAATTATTAGACACCCAACGGCACTCTCACTGCCTTGGTGATCATCCGAAACCCTGAAAACCATCTTTACAAGAGCATGAACGCcattcatattattattattattattgttattgttataATTAATCACTGCCTCTTTTGCACTCTCTAATCCTAGAAGCTTCTCAAGTGTGGCCATTGCCAATGGTGCCAAGCTTCTTTCGCGTCTCTCTGTGCTTGAATTGATACATGTTATGAGTCCGTTTACCACGCCTTGTCTGACCAGaatctctctgttttcttccaAGGAAGTTAATGCTGATATGGCTTTGATTCCAGCATCTGCAGTCTCTGAATTTGAATTCTGTTGAAGCAACTGAACCGATATCCGATGCAAGAGCTGATGGTTCTTTCCAAACATATAACAGAGTTCTTTTGTCTCCGGGGATGTTGATGTTACCTCTATAAGACGGCACAAACTCATCCTGATCAAGGCGGTGCCGTGAGCAAATAAAGCTTGGAAGGATGCTAATTTGCTCTCTTCTCTGAGCATATTCAGAGACTCCAATTTGCCGTGAGGTAGCAGAATTAGAGTGCAAGAAAGTGCATCCTCCACAAACTTCATATAGTAGCACTCTTGAGGGAGTTGCTGTTTCAGTTTCTGTTTGTGTTTGGCTTCTTCTCCTCCAAACACAAGTTCTAGAAGTAGAGGCAAGAATCCCAACTGCAGGAACAAATTACTTGTGTACGGTGATTCTGATTGGGACAAAGCTCGAATCTTTTCGAGTGCTTGAACCTTGCTTTTTAAGGTAACCTCATGGGATTCAAGGGTGTGTTTGAGTGAAGCTAAAGAACCAATTGTTTCCAAGTAATCAGGATCAAATTGGTTGCCCATTTGCAGCCACTGATTGATGAAATGGCGAAGAGTGTGATTAGGCACAAGGGCTGGATCATCAAGTTTCTGCATTGTGACTGGACATGTGAGATTGCCAGCAGCCAGCCA of Prunus dulcis chromosome 4, ALMONDv2, whole genome shotgun sequence contains these proteins:
- the LOC117626605 gene encoding U-box domain-containing protein 26-like, giving the protein MHLHLHILSLSPHVCTFNISHLIHSAFCNFASLGFCFHMREVDEMTIPHLFRCPISLDLFKDPVTLCTGQTYDRPSIEKWLAAGNLTCPVTMQKLDDPALVPNHTLRHFINQWLQMGNQFDPDYLETIGSLASLKHTLESHEVTLKSKVQALEKIRALSQSESPYTSNLFLQLGFLPLLLELVFGGEEAKHKQKLKQQLPQECYYMKFVEDALSCTLILLPHGKLESLNMLREESKLASFQALFAHGTALIRMSLCRLIEVTSTSPETKELCYMFGKNHQLLHRISVQLLQQNSNSETADAGIKAISALTSLEENREILVRQGVVNGLITCINSSTERRERSLAPLAMATLEKLLGLESAKEAVINYNNNNNNNNNMNGVHALVKMVFRVSDDHQGSESAVGCLIILCNDSLLAREEAIRGGVLTQLLWLLQSQCSGRTKTKARMLLKLLRRTN